GCTTTTCATATAATCAAAAAGCTCATCATCTAAAAACGCATAAGCAATGGCTTTTGCAGAGTAACGCTTCGTTGACTCTTTATCGTAACCTTGATGATAGGAAAGATGCCAAAAACCGTCACTTCTTAGATGGAAGAAAGGGTTTTCAGGGGTATTCTTGTCGTTACTTTGAGAAAGTCGCTTAAAGTGCTGAGTAAAGCGTTCTTTTAAAGTGGTGTTGAGCTCAATTCGATTGCCTACAATATAACCCGCTTGTATCAAGTCCATTACTGCAAGCAGCATACATACTTTATGAGGGCTTTTGCGACCAAGGCTATTGTTCATTTTTAGGCTTTGGAAACGGCCTACGTAGTATTCAATTGCCATTGCTTAACTTCCGGCTCGTTTCTTTTCAAGTACCACCTTCTGCCATGTGACCCCATTTCGTCCTTGAATATCCTCGCTATCTTCGACGTAGCAGAGGCCCAAACCTACATTCATGGCATGTTGTTCTAGCTCATCAACAGAAACCGCAAAAGACTGCCTAGCATCATCAAAAGGTCCATGTCTTAAAGAAATAACCAACTTGCCCGATGCTGAGAGAAGTTGTGCCAGCTTAGCCATGGCTAAAACTCTTTGATCTGGGCTCAGGTGCATCCAAACCGCGGAGACAAGTATAAGGTCAAATCGATAAACACTTGCATTGAGTGCTGCCAGATCAGGGAGCGCACTATCAAGCCATTCGACACGGTTCATAGAA
This window of the Vibrio azureus genome carries:
- a CDS encoding class I SAM-dependent methyltransferase; translation: MCHTVNFYHHNAAQLAAQYNAVTFEQVHCAWRSYWPCSGEQVLDVGAGSGRDARWFAERGCKVVAIEPAQALRKLGKEYTSACSMNRVEWLDSALPDLAALNASVYRFDLILVSAVWMHLSPDQRVLAMAKLAQLLSASGKLVISLRHGPFDDARQSFAVSVDELEQHAMNVGLGLCYVEDSEDIQGRNGVTWQKVVLEKKRAGS